Sequence from the Candidatus Sulfotelmatobacter sp. genome:
GTTGCTGACCATGTCGAGCGAGCGGCTTCTCGAAGCTTGCCCGTTGCCCTGCACCACCGGCTCGGGTATACTGGGCATGAACCGACCATTTGGTAGGGAGAGGAACCCGCAGCATGTCCAGCACGGCCCAGGTCCCGCAGCTCGTCGTCCCCGCCGGCGGCTTCGCGCCGTTCCCGGAGGTCCCGCAGCCCAACATCTTCCCGATGGAGTGGCGCGTCGAGACGCCCAAGCTGGCCGAGATCTACGAGCGCTCCAAGCGCCACGTCTGGAATCCGTCCGACTTTCCGTGGGACACGCTGCGGGCCGAGGACTTCACCGAAGAGCAGCGGCTGGGGATCATGTACTGGTACGCGGTGCTGGCGAACTTCGACGGCTCGGGTCCGGCCGTGTTCGCCAAGGCGACGATCCACGCGTTCGAGACGCACCAGGAAGACCCGATCCGCAAGTGCTTCTTCGCGATCACGCGCGACGAGATGAACCACGAGGAAGTCTGCCAGCGCGCGATCCAAAAGCTCGTGCCGGGCGGCCCGATGGATTTCACGGCCACCAGCGATCTCGCGCGCGCCGCGCAGAACAACATCGGTTGGCTCTATCACAACGGCGGCCGCTACTGGTCCGGCTACTCGAACTCGTTGCAGAAGTATCCGCTCAGCGTGCTGTTCACCTCGTTCCTAATGGGTGAGGTCGCCAGCTCGACGCTGTTCTTCGGCATGTCGAAGAAGGCGACGCACCCGGTCTTCAAGCAGATCTTCGCCAAGGTCGGCCAGGACGAAGCGCGCCACCTCGCGATCTGTCTGACGGTACTCGAGCGCGACTGGCCGGGACTCTCCGACGAGTACAAGACGCTCATCACCAAGCAGCTGCGGGCGGGCTTCGTGTTCCTGAGCATGATCCTGTGGGAGCCGCCCAATCAGTTCTGGGACATCCCCGACTACTTCTTGCCGAACCACCGCGTGCTCGTGCAGCACGCGCGCGACGCCGGCCTGGGCGTGCTGACCTACGACGAGCAGGCCGAAAACTGGCGGGTCGCCCTGGCGCGCGTGCGCGCGATCGTCGGCGAGTGGGGGATCGAGTTCCCCGCCATCCCCGAGCTCGACCTCGACGGCGTCGACGTCAGCGACATCGGCCCCGAAGACATCATCCCGGTCTTCTAGCCCGACACGGCTCTGCCGAAAGGGGTCTAGGCTTGGAATATCCGCGCCCTTGTCGATCGATTGATAGTGGATGATCACGGTTCGTCGCAACATCGGCGCCGTTATCTCGCTCGATTATCGCGCCGGCTAGGGACTCGGAAGTTGCCCGAGTTCCTCTGCAAATGCGCCAAGATCGGGGTAAACCGTTCCTTTGGTGACGCCCCATCTTCGAAGCCAACTTCGTAAGAAGCCTTTTGAACCTTTTGGGATGTGCCACTGATATAGTAGCCAGTCGACAGAGGGCAAGTCCCTCAAATCGGTCCCCTCGCTATGAATCGTAAATTGGGCTTGTTGCACGAGCATACGAAGGTCAATTAGATGGCCCGTAACGGCAAGTGCCCGTCGGGATGCAGCCCCATCGTAAGGAGCTACTTGGCCGAACGCTTGTTGCACGAGCACCATCACGTCTGGGTGGCTTGGCATCAAGAGCGTATACTGATTGCGATGTTGTTTGTTGAGCCCGCTTGGATTTAGCGCCCAGATACAACCATCTTCATCGTCGTGCTCAACATTGCATACCGCAAAGTACAAAGCTATCAATGGGCTCGCTGACCAATCCAGCAGGCGAGTCGGAAGTCCATAATGTTGCGCGTATTGCAGCCATGCAAAGAGATCGGCCGAGGGTGGTGGATTAGGCATGCGCGCCGGAGCCCCGAGGGTGAATCGAATCAACAACGAGATTTCGTGATACCTAGGATCACGAAAAACATGAGGCCGAAGATTCCATGCAGCGTTGCCGTGTCCCCGCCAGTAAACGTCGGAGCCGAACCTTGTATTTGCAAGTTGAACCGCATGTTCAAGATTTTCAAAGCTACGAATGTCCTCAGTCATGCGTCCCCAAGTCGCCTCTAAAGGCACATTACTCATGGCGACTCCGGCCGTATCTAGCAAGAAGCGTCGACATCATTCAAGTTTCGACGCTTCGGGCTTGGACCCAGTTTGCGCGTCGTTCTCTTCCAGTGTCGCGAACGCGCTAGTGACGTTATGGTCGCACGGCGATGACGTGGAGAGATTGCGCGTTGAAGTGGCTCGGTATCAGGTCGCACTCCGGCGGTCACCCGGTCGCTCCGACGTAGACGGCCGCTAGGACCGTCAGCAGAATCGGGACCGCGGCGCGCAGCAAGCGGATCGGGGCGATGCGATAGGTCTGGTTGCGGCCGAGCTGGACTTGCAACCCGGT
This genomic interval carries:
- a CDS encoding FRG domain-containing protein; protein product: MTEDIRSFENLEHAVQLANTRFGSDVYWRGHGNAAWNLRPHVFRDPRYHEISLLIRFTLGAPARMPNPPPSADLFAWLQYAQHYGLPTRLLDWSASPLIALYFAVCNVEHDDEDGCIWALNPSGLNKQHRNQYTLLMPSHPDVMVLVQQAFGQVAPYDGAASRRALAVTGHLIDLRMLVQQAQFTIHSEGTDLRDLPSVDWLLYQWHIPKGSKGFLRSWLRRWGVTKGTVYPDLGAFAEELGQLPSP